The following DNA comes from Anastrepha obliqua isolate idAnaObli1 chromosome 1, idAnaObli1_1.0, whole genome shotgun sequence.
cttcatcaattttttcgtctgttgttgaagtgctcgggcgtctggCACGCTTTTCGTAGTagttctcggccttctgagaacattttgtaccaccgataaacgttgctttggtccaaagtagcttctccgtatgacacaacCAACATTCGGAATGTATCCGcttacttaatttcgtttttcacacaaaattggaTACAAgctctttgatccatctttttaatagataaaaatcgaagacgagccgaaaaaCTTGCAAGCAaaacagctgtcaacaattaactgaacattcaaaatggtcgAACTCGTCTGCATGAGTGAGaggcatgagtaccaacatatcgccacaaaaacaTCGAagttcgaatatacgtaacctgcgaaatttcaaaattcgcgatactttttgaaccgACCTCGTACATATAGTATATCTGACAACAAAAAAGTATCTACTTCAATCTATAGATATTGCTGAGTTATGGGAATACAGTTAGAACCACGAAATGTTCTAATTTCGGTAACTTTTTATACTTAGGTAAGGAAACAtggtgaaaaaataatttgtaaaacattttttgtgacgTTCTTGGTACCTTTATTTGCCTTTATGTTTTAGTCATGGTGCTTAGTAATCAGTAATCTTAAGTTATTCTAGTATGTCAGCCTCTTCTGTTTAATCAcgaatcatcattcatcatcAGTTATTTATCTATCCTTAAAAAGTGTGAGTATATACTATACAACAAACAAAGTGTGaattataacaacaacataaagGAAGCCGGCGAAATTACTAGATTGAGTCTTGCAATAATTTCTTTCACAGAAATGTGACTAATCTCGACTCGTTGagtcattttattatatttatataaaattggcgcttacaccctttagtGTTTGGCcaggctcctcctcctatttgtggtgtgcgttttgttgttgtttctcaaaaaggagggacttacagttttaagccgactccgaacggcagatattttttctatatatttctcTATTTCTCTCTACCCACCCAACCACTTATCAACCAGCCAAATAATTATCGCAAAAACAGTAGCTATTACACTTGAGAATTTGAGAGGCATTGCACTGTTCTAAAACTACACACATTCTCTTGGGAATAGCccatgtaaacatttttttttgtcgccggATGTatactgaaattttttgttaagaagGTAATAAAGTAGTAAAGCATGTAAATAATTCCCTTCTCTCTAAAGTTTAGCAGATCTTCACTATGGGGGATATGTTTCGCAGTGAAAAGATGGCcctgtgccaattatttatacaaCCGGAAGCTGCTTATGCCACCGTCTCCGAGTTAGGCGAGATCGGTTGTGTACAATTTCGTGATGTGAGTTTTCAttgtattctaaattttttttaatgtcacaCCAATTTAAAACTCTATTTTCAGTTGAATGACGCTGTCAATTCCTTCCAACGACGTTACGTCAATGATGTGCGGCGTTGCGATGAGCTCGAGCGACAGATGAATTACATTGAAAGTGAACTGAAGTTGGATGGTGTGATTATGAAGGATTTGATAGATGATGACCTACCACGTGCACTGAGTCCTCGTGAAATTGGTGAACTCGAGGCCACTTTGGATAGAATGgagaccgaaatacgtgagCTCGCCCAAAATAACATAAATCTTAAGTCGAACTACTCTGAACTGACCGAGTTGCGCATGGTTTTGGAAAAGACACAACATTTCTTTCAAGATGTCATGGATGCCTCGTCGAATTTTGGCGCTGATGAGACAAATCCACAGGGACGTGGCCAATTGGGTTTTGTGGCTGGTGTACTAAATCGTGAGCGTTCGTTCGCTTTCGAACGCATGTTGTGGCGCATTTCACGCGGGAATGTCTATGTGAAGCGCGCTGATTTGGAAGAACCGCTTTTAGACCCTCATAGCGGTGTTGAGGTGTATAAGACAGTGTTTGTGGTATTCTATCAGGGCGAGCAGTTGAATACTCGTATCAAGAAAATTTGCAATGGTTTTCGTTCTTCACTTTACCCCTGTCCTGGGGATCATGGCGAACGCGAAGAAATGTTGCGGGGCGTGAAGACACGCTTGGAAGATTTGAAACTGGTTATAAGTCAAactgctgaccacagacgtttaATGCTCTCGAACACTATTACAAATTTACCCCGTTGGATGATGATGGTGAAGAAAATGAAGGCCATATACCACACGCTGAATATGTTTAATGTGGACGTGACCAAGAAGTGCCTTATAGGTGAGGGTTGGGTGCCGAGGAAAGACTTGGCAAAAGTTATGCAGGCGCTCGCAGATGGTTCGGCCTCGGTCGGCAGTACAGTGCCGGCTTTCATGAATGAACTAGAACCGATGAAGTCGCCACCGACTTTTAATCGTGTCAACAAGTTCACGAACGGCTTTCAGCATCTAATTGACGCCTATGGTATGGCTAACTACCGTGAAGTAAATCCGGCGCTCTACAGTTGCATTACATTCCCTTTCCTATTTGCGGTTATGTTTGGAGATTTGGGACACGGCTTCTGCATATTCTTATTTGCGCTCTGGATGGTTTTGGATGAGAAACGCTTAAGCCACAAGCGTGGCGGTGAAATctggaatatattttttggcGGTCGCTATATTATCTTGCTGTTGGGTCTCTTCTCCATGTACACAGGTTTTCTGTataatgacattttttcaaagtcCCTCAATGTTTTCGGTTCTACTTGGAGGGTACGCTACAACAGCACCACCGTACTGGAAAATCCCACTTTACAGTTAGATCCAACGGTGGCCTCTATTGGAACGTACCCTTTGGGTGTAGATCCCATTTGGCAATTGgctgataataaaataatttttctcaacaccttgaaaatgaaaatgtccATTATTCTTGGTGTGACCCATATGATTTTTGGCGTCTGCTTGTCGGTGGTGAACTTCATGTACTTCAAGAAGTATGCgctaatatttttggaattcgTACCACAAATACTTTTCTTGATTTTGCTCTTCGGATACATGTGCTTCATGATGTTCTACAAGTGGGTGAAATATTCGCCAAAAACTGATTATCTACCCGATTCACCTGGCTGCGCACCATCGGTGTTAATATACTTCATTAATATGATGCTGTTCAGCAGTTCCCCGCAGCTGGAAGGATGCGATGAGTACATGTTTGATGCACAGCCGCAGCTAGAAAGGATTTTTGTTGTATTGGCAGTAATCTGCATTCCATGGATTCTGGTGGGCAAGCCATTGTATATAATGATTATACGGAAACTCAAAGTGAGTTTACTAAATAAAGAATTGCAAAGAACTTTTAGAATACTTTTATTGTATTCTTAAAGGCTAAGCGGCAACATGCGGGTATCTCGTCTTTGGGCAAAGGAGAAATTGAAGCTGGTGGACAAGAGGAAGGCGAACatgatgaagaagacgatgaGCCGATGAGTGAAATATGGATACACCAAGCTATACACATGATTGAGTACATCCTAAGCACTATTTCGCATACAGCTTCTTATTTGCGTTTGTGGGCTCTATCGTTGGCGCATGCGGGTAGGTTAATCGCTCGAAATGCTTATTTCGCGtttatcatatttcatattgAAATCGTACTGTAGAACTCTCTGAGGTGCTGTGGAATATGGTGCTTTCGGAGGCCCTTACACTCGGTGGCTATGGAGCAGCGGTCGCTttgttcttcatttttggtGCCTGGGTTTTGTTGACAATCGCCATCATGATTTTGATGGAGGGTTTGTCGGCCTTTTTGCACACTTTGCGCTTACATTGGTAAGATTCTACAATATATTCTCtaggtatttatgtatttaagttACGGTTTCTTTTTAGGGTTGAATTTATGAGTAAATTCTATTCTGGCGCCGGATATGCCTTTATGCCATTCAGCTTCAAACTGTTATTGCGGAGTGATGAGGACGATTAAGGCCTATTACAGCTGTTTAAATATTCTCAAGTGTCAGCGGCAGATAGCTATAAATTTGTCATCTTACATTGGCTTGGAATAAAATCATGAATACTATTACTTCTTCTTTTCTATCATTCTTTGTCTATTACTACATTGTTTTTAGATATTCCCAAAGAGTCAGCAAATTAATACTGCTTTTACACTACGCGGGGAGATGAGACACCTGTGATAATCCTAAATTAACACATAAAAGTGaacaatttgtaataaattaagTGGCTTGCCGAGGTATTTCCAAAATTCACAAGTAACTtgtataagataaaataaaaaaaaaaaaaaaaaaaaataaccaggaaatacaattttgtttgtaaaatttaaatccAAATTAGACAATTACTAACGATTTGAAGTTCTTGTTTCTTTTTGATTTCCCattattgcatatatttttgacTTGTGTTTTCGCTTAACGTTTAtagattatataatattaattcatTTATATACACGTTTTTCTGTTAAATTTGAGAAATGTTGTTTATTTTCCATTCTTAAGAAAGACTTTaagcttatattatatatgtaaattcatTGGAGTATTCTGATGCAAATCTAGCAAAAAATCTGTGACTTAATCTTGGTCGAAATCACATAAGGGCCCCACAAAATTACCCTACTATTTTACGTTcaaattctgaaatttttttgtaacccTCTAGAGAAAAGTCCGGAAAGAAAATCGTTTGTTTCTACGAACAATATAACATTCATAATATAAATATGACCTTTCAATATAACTAAATCCAAATGCCTTACCAAGATTGCGAGTTAGTTtgtagcaatttttttcaacaaacttttttcaaaactttcttATTACATGAACTTTTGGAACTTgtttgaaaaagtgtttttcttcgAAACTTACCTTACAAAACACTAGCAGCTACTCTCGGACGTCTtaacaaaatattctcctaGTAAAGACTGAGGATTTTGACAGTCATAGTCCACTTTTCTAATGAGCCGCCTGCATGACTTTTGGCAGTCAATCAATCAGCGGGATTAGCGATGTTTTTCAATCAACGTATAAagataattctttttttgtgtCAAGTGGCttaattattttatgaatgaggtattattgaaaaaatcagTCCGTTAAGGATTAAGGAAACTGTGTTTTGGATTAAGTTTATATCGAAATTTAGCTAGGAATTTTAACTGAGATACAAATCAAACAATGCCGGCACTCTACGTCAAAGccttttagattttatttactttttactactttacttttaaaaatgtattgtgaGAAATATTTGTACGGCCTTGTGTAGTCGCAAAAGTTCCTGGACTTCCTGCATATCTCAACAACCAGTAACGGCAGACGCATTAAATGATGCAAAAAGCCTAAAACTTCTAAAAGCTGATACGTGTTCAACTCGCACCTTTTATTTTGAATGgtttaaacgatttaaaaaagtgAGAAAATTATGGGAGACGACGATCTTCGATCTGCTGTGAACTGAATAAAAGTTGAAGTAGTtcgtaaattcataaaaaagtgTCGAAACCTTTATTGGCTTATATAGAATGGCCCAAGTGGTCAATGCTGTGTTCTCTAGCGGCTTTACTTGTTGAACTTTAATAACGGATTTTTCGACCAAAAATGGGATTTTGTTTATCAACCATTCCTGTATTTGCCTGATTTAGCTCCGAGATACTTCTTAAGGTTTGAAACATTATATTTTGTCATAAAAGTGTTATGCAGCCATTGAAAGCATTCAAAGGCTGACAACCACCCTCGTTACGGGAAggcagaaccgactgtcgtgggagcgAATGCTTCCTGATCGTGCAAAGTGGTTTATATAGTTCCCACTACTTTGAATACCAAATCctttcaagtttttttaaatttgcacccGTCTGGTAGATTTTGTGACAGACCCAATGTTATACTTATATAGTATTTAAGGCTTTAATCGTAATGTCAAAGTGGGCAAAACATTTCCTTCCATTCTTTCATTGTGCATTCGAAAGTTCTGTAGAGTAGCATTTTAAGTTGCAAGTTGTTTGTCATACAGTCAAACCTCTATAACTCGAGTACAAGTTCGCGTTATAgatattcttattttttcaagAAGGTACAGTTATGTAAGATTCATCTTAAAcaataaacatatttattaattcGAAGTTCACATGTTTGGAttacaatgaattaaaattttcagaaattagtGACTGAAAGCCTTCCTTTCTTTTAGAGTTTTCAGGGAGAAGagattataatttgtttaaagtCTTAAAGTGATAATCAGTGGTAGTTTCATTCGTTCgcaaatataaaatcaaaattctgAAGCAATCTCTGGCATCGTCATTGGacgactggtgaataatttcatACACTGAACTCTCGTCATCACTTTCCATGCCGTTCGAATGCGAATCTACGTAGTCATTTCCTTATCTTCATCAAACTcatcaaagaaaattaaaggtGTATTGTCCTCTTTGTCCCACTgactaaaactatttttttttttcaagttgttgAGAATTATTTGTCTACCAACACCAATGTTCCAAGCTTTTGATATGTGATTGATTCAATCAATGAGTATAACACCCTGACTTTTGTTTTCCTCTATACGCCTTGGGGCTTCTTTTGCGATCCTGTTACGATAGTGACACTTCATATTTTGAACGACAAGTGCTTGAAATTTGGAGGTAATATTCGGTGGAAAGAACATCAATTCAAtggatttcagtttattttctaCAGATTTAGGGTGTACCGGGCAATTATTGACGAATGTTAACACTTTTTGCTTTTCGTGTTGAAAGTACTTATCCAGTTTCAaaatccatttttcaaaaagttgccCGGTCATCCATGCTGTGAAATTTGAGGTTTGTTACTCTTCCAATCAAAAGAGTTTTAAGCTTTTCTGAACCATCTACACCTTCTGTCAACATTAATATAATTCCTTGCTACTTTTACCActgtgacatttttttattcttgaaaGCTAATGTTTTCTCTGGTAAACATTTAAAGAGCCAAGCTGTTTCATTACTCTTACCACACGCCTTGCGAGCTCCATTGCTTTGcgctttaatataatattatattactccGGATATTGACATATTTTGATTTGAAGCTGCTGTAAATCATTATAGGACAGTTTTATCCACACTTTTAAACGTTGCTTTCCTCAttctttaaaattgaaaaaaaccgtGCTTGCTAGGATGCCATAATGTTCAGCCACTTTCTTGTTCTTTTTTCCACTTTCGATATATTTATTAacttccatttttcttcaatagGCAAACACtttagtctacatttttctCTTTCTCTAATCTCTACTCCTCTCGGTTAAATGGAAGGGAGGCGAAAAACGATAAATTTGCTcgttaataacaataaaaaagcaacacaacAATAAAGTGAACATAAATGGACAATAACTACGTCAGTAAGTTAAGTGATTCTGTGAAGTTCATTAACTGTGAGATGGCGATTCGTGGATGTCGCTACTTTCTGTATTCTCTCCACCATGTCTAGAATCGATGCACAGCAGAAGAAGTATCCTTTCTCACACATTTGGCATTCTACATTCGTCAGGAACCAATTGATTCTGCCTTCGTGTTCCACTCCTTTGATTTAAGTATTCCGCAAAGAAGCTAACGGAATCATGAAGTAATTTTGTTCTTAATACTCTTGAGCTAAAAGCCTTCAAATGATTTAATTTGTTCTCAAATTCTTCTActctaaaactaatttttaattattaataatttcccTCTTCTATGTAGTTCGCAAGGAGCTTTAAAGAGGATCATATGGTACACATTTtgccaaaaaagaaatataaaagttttatagcagcataaacatttctcatacatatacgggagtgatagtccttggccggatataaattcgggtcgttccggtaacttaGAACCACTGCCGTGGGGACGACAACATAAAAGTGTACATCACTTTCAAAGTAGGTTCCTTtggaatttataaacatatgcCAACGAATGAATATTTCAATCatcaaaatatgttttaaggggttatacgcagttatgactttcaaaaaaatcgatttttttattgcatttttgtaatgtacatgtattcaaaagtatacgcacgaaatttgaagtagatctaagcaatactttcggagttatacctaaatatgtagagatgcctcggcacgttttCAGGTAgctattgaaactttaaacgtgtttttttcaaaactgcatttttcaagtcggtgtacacgatatctcgaaaacggcttgtttgatcggtcaaccgttttaactcaatctttaaagatacattttcttgtaattaatcgttccttttgtaaatctgatatttattttccattttataatcaatttacggccaaattttaacgtaaaaatcgaaatcatttcttttaaaagctgccattttgtgaaaattcactattttgattagccgaacgattaattactagataatctaatatattaacaaaatttgtttggttttttgatttcagataatccaatcctgagttacgatgtacaccgtaaatcgtctttttttaaaggaggttccagaaatcgcctgcagcgcgctctataatcaacattttcataaataaaaaaatttgttacgttcttgaaggatgcttttataaccgccaaaaattttcaaattaaaatattctgaagtttcttcaggataaattcttgacaacccgtcttttatttgcttcataactgcgtataaccccttaaaggcATTTTACAAAGTCCACTTCAGGGCCTGgctcgaattctcttttatgccTTTAATCGTCTGAAAACCGGCACCAAGAACCGGATTCATGTCAGCTACTTTGTTTGCTCGACGATGTTCATTCGAGTTCTTGGCAAGAAATTCGTTCAGGTGATAGCCTTGTGGGATGGTGTGTTGCCATTTTCCAGATCTTTTTCATTCACCATCTATCTAAGCCTTTTTCGGCAAATAAGTTCTGTCAAATCGTCTTTTGAAATGGCCAATTCACGGCAATTTTTGACAACTAAATTCTAAATTCTTCTAAAtgaatttgtttgcttttcatCAGTTCTGCTATGCTATGCTGTGTGACTCTATTTAGTGACCGTATGTTCATATGTAACATACATTAgtgcatacttatacatatgaacatacctACACCCCCATTTAAAGATCTTGCAGTGGACGCTATGTAGGGTGAAAAGTTTTCCATCTCAGCGATAAGGAATTTGATTTAATGCCAACTGATTGATTAGCGGCATACTGTCTAAAATGACCCTAAAAACTATATGACAGACCACAAGCAGTACTTCACGATAGACCAAATATACTCAAGGCATTTCAGTTCTAGTTTGGCAGTTGCGGTGGATATTACTGGTAATTCATCACTTCGCACGACGCTGCCCAACAGTGAGTAAAACATTGAAAGCTACTAAAAAACatactttataaaaaacttaaaaaaaaaaataattaaaattataagtaaaagtaaatctTCTTACCACCAGGTAGATATATCTTACAAACATGGGTAGCATCTTTCGCAGCGAAAAGATGACTTTATGTCAAATCTTCCTGGCACCGGAAACGGCCTACAATAACATGGCTGATTTGGGTGAAATCGGTTGCGTACAATTTCGTGATGTAGGTTGAGCAAAAGtacttttaaatttgtatataactgcacctattctttattttaattgtcAATGCGTTCTTGCGTATCTGCAGCTAAATGAGGACGTTACTGCGTTTCAGCGTAAATTTGTGACTGAGGTGCGTCGCTGCGATGAAATGGAACGTCAAATCCGTTTTATAACTAGGGAACTGGAAGCGGATGGAATTAAACTGAAAGATATCTATGACGATATACCTGGCGCCCCAAATCCGCGTGAAGTAGTCGAGTTGGAGGCCCATCTGGAGAAATCCGAATGCGAAATACGTGAGATGTCGGAGAATGACGTTAATTTGAAGTCCAATTTGCAGGAACTCACTGAACTTTGTGAAGTGATTAAAAAGactcaaatatttttcaccGAACAAACAGTACTTAATATGGAAGAACACGCGAACAGTGGCACTTTTACCGGGGAGCAGCGTGGTCGTTTGGGCTTCGTAGCTGGTGTGCTTCCACGTCAACGTGTA
Coding sequences within:
- the LOC129235589 gene encoding V-type proton ATPase 116 kDa subunit a 1-like isoform X3, which codes for MGDMFRSEKMALCQLFIQPEAAYATVSELGEIGCVQFRDLNDAVNSFQRRYVNDVRRCDELERQMNYIESELKLDGVIMKDLIDDDLPRALSPREIGELEATLDRMETEIRELAQNNINLKSNYSELTELRMVLEKTQHFFQDVMDASSNFGADETNPQGRGQLGFVAGVLNRERSFAFERMLWRISRGNVYVKRADLEEPLLDPHSGVEVYKTVFVVFYQGEQLNTRIKKICNGFRSSLYPCPGDHGEREEMLRGVKTRLEDLKLVISQTADHRRLMLSNTITNLPRWMMMVKKMKAIYHTLNMFNVDVTKKCLIGEGWVPRKDLAKVMQALADGSASVGSTVPAFMNELEPMKSPPTFNRVNKFTNGFQHLIDAYGMANYREVNPALYSCITFPFLFAVMFGDLGHGFCIFLFALWMVLDEKRLSHKRGGEIWNIFFGGRYIILLLGLFSMYTGFLYNDIFSKSLNVFGSTWRVRYNSTTVLENPTLQLDPTVASIGTYPLGVDPIWQLADNKIIFLNTLKMKMSIILGVTHMIFGVCLSVVNFMYFKKYALIFLEFVPQILFLILLFGYMCFMMFYKWVKYSPKTDYLPDSPGCAPSVLIYFINMMLFSSSPQLEGCDEYMFDAQPQLERIFVVLAVICIPWILVGKPLYIMIIRKLKVTGGQEEGEHDEEDDEPMSEIWIHQAIHMIEYILSTISHTASYLRLWALSLAHAELSEVLWNMVLSEALTLGGYGAAVALFFIFGAWVLLTIAIMILMEGLSAFLHTLRLHWVEFMSKFYSGAGYAFMPFSFKLLLRSDEDD
- the LOC129235589 gene encoding V-type proton ATPase 116 kDa subunit a 1-like isoform X2, with amino-acid sequence MGDMFRSEKMALCQLFIQPEAAYATVSELGEIGCVQFRDLNDAVNSFQRRYVNDVRRCDELERQMNYIESELKLDGVIMKDLIDDDLPRALSPREIGELEATLDRMETEIRELAQNNINLKSNYSELTELRMVLEKTQHFFQDVMDASSNFGADETNPQGRGQLGFVAGVLNRERSFAFERMLWRISRGNVYVKRADLEEPLLDPHSGVEVYKTVFVVFYQGEQLNTRIKKICNGFRSSLYPCPGDHGEREEMLRGVKTRLEDLKLVISQTADHRRLMLSNTITNLPRWMMMVKKMKAIYHTLNMFNVDVTKKCLIGEGWVPRKDLAKVMQALADGSASVGSTVPAFMNELEPMKSPPTFNRVNKFTNGFQHLIDAYGMANYREVNPALYSCITFPFLFAVMFGDLGHGFCIFLFALWMVLDEKRLSHKRGGEIWNIFFGGRYIILLLGLFSMYTGFLYNDIFSKSLNVFGSTWRVRYNSTTVLENPTLQLDPTVASIGTYPLGVDPIWQLADNKIIFLNTLKMKMSIILGVTHMIFGVCLSVVNFMYFKKYALIFLEFVPQILFLILLFGYMCFMMFYKWVKYSPKTDYLPDSPGCAPSVLIYFINMMLFSSSPQLEGCDEYMFDAQPQLERIFVVLAVICIPWILVGKPLYIMIIRKLKVKIEAGGQEEGEHDEEDDEPMSEIWIHQAIHMIEYILSTISHTASYLRLWALSLAHAELSEVLWNMVLSEALTLGGYGAAVALFFIFGAWVLLTIAIMILMEGLSAFLHTLRLHWVEFMSKFYSGAGYAFMPFSFKLLLRSDEDD
- the LOC129235589 gene encoding V-type proton ATPase 116 kDa subunit a 1-like isoform X1; protein product: MGDMFRSEKMALCQLFIQPEAAYATVSELGEIGCVQFRDLNDAVNSFQRRYVNDVRRCDELERQMNYIESELKLDGVIMKDLIDDDLPRALSPREIGELEATLDRMETEIRELAQNNINLKSNYSELTELRMVLEKTQHFFQDVMDASSNFGADETNPQGRGQLGFVAGVLNRERSFAFERMLWRISRGNVYVKRADLEEPLLDPHSGVEVYKTVFVVFYQGEQLNTRIKKICNGFRSSLYPCPGDHGEREEMLRGVKTRLEDLKLVISQTADHRRLMLSNTITNLPRWMMMVKKMKAIYHTLNMFNVDVTKKCLIGEGWVPRKDLAKVMQALADGSASVGSTVPAFMNELEPMKSPPTFNRVNKFTNGFQHLIDAYGMANYREVNPALYSCITFPFLFAVMFGDLGHGFCIFLFALWMVLDEKRLSHKRGGEIWNIFFGGRYIILLLGLFSMYTGFLYNDIFSKSLNVFGSTWRVRYNSTTVLENPTLQLDPTVASIGTYPLGVDPIWQLADNKIIFLNTLKMKMSIILGVTHMIFGVCLSVVNFMYFKKYALIFLEFVPQILFLILLFGYMCFMMFYKWVKYSPKTDYLPDSPGCAPSVLIYFINMMLFSSSPQLEGCDEYMFDAQPQLERIFVVLAVICIPWILVGKPLYIMIIRKLKAKRQHAGISSLGKGEIEAGGQEEGEHDEEDDEPMSEIWIHQAIHMIEYILSTISHTASYLRLWALSLAHAELSEVLWNMVLSEALTLGGYGAAVALFFIFGAWVLLTIAIMILMEGLSAFLHTLRLHWVEFMSKFYSGAGYAFMPFSFKLLLRSDEDD